TGCCGCCATGCGCGCGCGTCTCGCCGCTGCCGGGATCCGTGCCCGCGCCGCCTGTGCCGACACCTGGGGGGCGGCGCACGCGCTGGCGCGTCATGCGGCGCGGCCGATCACGGTGGCGCCCATCGGTGACACGGCTGCCGCCATCGCGCCCCTGCCGCTCGCGGCCCTCCGCCTCTCGCCGGCGCTGGTCGCCGCTTTGCGAACGCTCGGCTTTCTTCGCATCCGCGATCTCATGGCTCAGCCGCGCGCCCCCCTCGCGCGCCGCTTCGGGCCGGAGCTTCTGCAAAGGCTCGATCAAGCACTCGGGCGGCTCACCGAACCGATCACCCCGGTCCGCGCGCCCGAGCTGATCGAGGTCCGCCGCCATTTCGCCGAACCGATCGCCACCGCCGAGACCATCGCCGCCGCCATCGCCGCTCTGGCCCGGCCGCTTGCCGTGGCGTTGGAAGCCAAGGGGCTCGGCGCCCGCCGGCTCGACCTCCTCTGCCATCGCGTCGATCGCGCCGCCCAGGCGATCCGCATCGGCACTGCCCGGCCGCTCCGCGAGCCTAAACATTTGTCCCGGCTTTTCTGCGAGAAAATCGAGACTATCGACCCCGGCTTCGGGATCGAGACCCTGGCGCTGGCCGCTTCGCTGACCGAGCCGCTGGCCGCAACCCAACGCGCATCCGCGCTGATCGCGGCGCCGGCGCCGGATATCGCCGATCTGATCGACGTGCTCGCCAACCGCATCGGCGCCGAGCGGGTCTATCGCGCCGCCCCGGTGATGAGCGACGTGCCGGAGCGGAGCGTGCGCCGCATCCCGCCCCTCGCTCCCGCGACCGGTGCCACCTGGCCGGCCGGATGGCCACGCCCGGCGCGGCTTTTCACCCCGCCGGAGCGGATCGAAACCGTTGCCCTGCTCCCCGATCATCCGCCGCTCGCCTTCACCTGGCGCGGCCAGCGGCGGCGGGTTGCGCGCGCCGACGGGCCAGAGCGGATATTCGGCGAATGGTGGAAGCGTGACGCCGAACTGGCGGCGGTGCGGGATTATTTCCGCATCGAGGACGAGGCCGGCGCGCGGTTCTGGATTTTCCGCGCCGGCGACGGTGAAGATGCCGCGAGCGGCGCGCAAGCATGGTTCCTGCACGGGATTTTCGCATGACCGCGGGCTATGCCGAGCTGCAGGTGACCTCGCCGTTCAGTTTCCTGCGCGGCGCCTCATCGTGCGAGGATTTATTCGCGACCGCCGCAACCCTTGGCCTTGCTGCGCTCGCGATCACCGATCGCAACACGCTCGCTGGGATCGTGCGCGCCCACGAAGCGGCGAAAGCGAGCGGTGTTCGCCTGATCGTCGGCTGCCGGCTCGATCTTAGCGATGGCGCCGCGGTGCTCGTCTATCCGACCGACCGCGCCGCCTATGCCCGGCTCTGCCGCTTGCTCTCCTCGGGCAAGCGCCGCGGCGGCAAGGGGCGATGCCATCTCACCTGGGACGATCTCGCCGCCCATGCCGCGGGGCTGATCGCCGTCCTTGTCCCCGATCGCGCCGATGACACGCTGCGGGCACGTTTGCGAAGACTGCGTGAGCTCTTCGGCGCTCGCGCCCATCTCGCGCTCACGCTTCAGCGGCGGCCCAATGATCAGCTTCGGCTGTGGGAACTTTCCACCTGCGCGGCGGCGCTGCGGGTCGCGACCGTCGTCACCAATGACGTGCTGTTTCACGAACCCGGGCGGCGGCGCTTGCAGGATGTCCTCACCTGCATCCGCCATCATGTCACCATCGACGATCTCGGCGACCGGCGCGAGCGCCACGCTGATCGCTATCTCAAACCGCCGGCGGAGATGCACCGGCTGTTTGCCCGCTATCCCGAAGCGCTCGCCCGCACACTCGCGATCATGCAAGACTGCCGCTTCACGCTTGACGAACTCGCCTATCAATACCCCGAGGAGCGTGACGATCCCAGGCTCACGCCGCAGGAGACGCTCGCCGATCTCACCTGGAAGGGTGCTGCTGCGCGTTATCCGGAAGGGGTTCCGGCAAAGGTGCAGGCAATTCTGCGGCATGAATTGGCGCTGATCGAAAAACTCGCCTACGCGCCTTATTTCCTCACTGTCCACAGCATCGTGCGTTTTGCCAAATCACAAGGCATTCTCTGCCAAGGGCGCGGCTCGGCGGCCAATTCCGCGGTCTGTTATTGTCTTGGCATCACCGCGATCGACCCTGAGCGCAACGATCTCCTGTTTGAGCGCTTCATCTCCGAGGAGCGGCGCGAGCCCCCCGATATCGACGTCGATTTCGAGCATGAACGGCGTGAGCAGGTTATCCAATGGGTGTTCGATACCTATGGCCGCGATCACGCCGCGCTTTGCGCGACCGTCATCCGCTATCGCGCGCGTGCGGCGCTGCGCGACGTCGGCAAAGCCCTGGGGCTTTCCGAAGATATCATCACGCTGCTCGCAACCCAGCTGTCACGATGGTCGGATGCCGAGATCAGCGACGAGCAGATCGCGGCATTGGGCCTCAATCCTCGAGATCGGCGCTTGCGTCTGACGCTCGCTCTCGCTCGCCAGCTCATCGGCGCCCCGCGCCATCTGAGCCAGCACCCCGGCGGGTTTGTGCTCACGCATGACCGGCTCGACGATCTCGTCCCGATCGAGCCCGCGGCGATGGCCGACCGTCAGGTCATCGAGTGGGACAAAGACGATATCGATGCGCTGCGTTTCATGAAAGTCGACGTCCTGGCGCTTGGCATGCTGAGCTGTCTCCGCCGCGGGCTCGATCTGCTTGCCGCCCACAAAGGGATCACGCTCGATCTCGCCAGCATCCCCGCCGAAGAGCCGCGCACCTATGCGATGATCCGCCGCGCCGACACGCTCGGCACTTTTCAGATCGAAAGCCGGGCGCAAATGGCGATGCTGCCCCGCCTCAAGCCACGCACCTATTATGACCTCGTCATCCAGGTCGCGATCGTGCGGCCGGGGCCCATTCAGGGCGACATGGTCCATCCCTATCTCCGCCGCCGCGAAGGGCGCGAGCCGGTTGCCTATCCAACGCCGGAACTCGCGCGGGTTCTTGGCAAAACCCTCGGTGTGCCGTTGTTTCAGGAGCAGGCGATGCGGGTTGCCATCGTCTGCGCCGGCTTCACGCCGGGGGAGGCGGATCAATTGCGGAAATCGATGGCAACTTTCAAACAGCGCGGCGGCGTCTCGGTATTTCGCGACAGGCTGATCGCCGGAATGATCGCCAACGGCTATGAGCAGGCATTCGCCGAGCGCACCTTCCGCCAGCTCGAAGGCTTCGGTGCCTATGGTTTTCCCGAGAGCCATGCGGCCTCCTTCGCACTCATCGCCTATGCCTCGGCGTGGCTGAAATGCTGGCATCCCGACGTGTTTTGCGCCGCCCTCCTCAACGCCCAGCCGCTGGGGTTTTACGCCCCGGCGCAAATTGTGCGCGACGCCATCGCTCATGGCGTCGAGGTGCGCCCGGTTTCCCTCAACGCCTCGCGCTGGGATTGCACCTTGGAGCCGACGGGGAATAAGGCGCGTCTTGCGGTGCGGCTTGGCTTGCGCATGGTCAAGGGCCTCGCCAATGCCCATGCCGCCGCGATCATCGCCGCGCGCGCCGACACGCCGTTTGCCTCGGTCGAGGATCTCTGGCGCCGCGCGCATATCCCGCATGCGGCATTGCTGGCGCTGGCCGCCGCCGATGCCTTCCGCCCGGCATTTGGCCTCGCGCGGCGTGAGGCGCTCTGGGCGATCAAGGCTTTGGGCGCGGCGCCGCTGCCGCTGTTTGCCGCCGCCGACGCCAGCATTGGCGAGATTGTGCCCGAAATCGCCGAACCTGACATCACCCTCCGCCCGATGACCGAAGGCGGCGAGGTGGTGGCGGATTATGATCATCTCGGCCTGTCGCTGCGCGCCCATCCGGTTCAGTTTCTGCGCGCCGATCTCCGCCGGCGCGGCCTCGTCACCTGCGCCGAGGCGATGGCCGCGCGCGATGGCCAATGGTGCGAAACCGCTGGCCTCATCCTGGTGCGCCAGCGCCCGGGCAGCGCCAAGGGGGTGCTATTCGTCACGCTGGAGGATGAAACCGCGATCGCCAATCTGGTGATCTGGCCGAAGCTGTTTGAGGCCAACCGGCGCGTGATCCTGTCGGCAACGATGCTTGCGGCACGCGGGGTCGTTCAGCGCGAAGGCGAGGTCGTGCACCTCATCGTTCATAAAATCGCCGATCTTTCCAACGCTCTCGCCGCGGTCGGCGCCGGTGATATCGCCATGGGGTGCGAGCCCCCCGGCGAGCTTCGCATCAAAAGCCGGAATTTCCACTGATCCAAGCCGCTTCCTTCATCCGCCGCCGCCGAGATCGCTGGCTGGCGCGGCATCTGGCGTCGTCCCGTGCCGCGCGGTCAGCGCCGCAACGAGGCCGGCGATGTCTTTGTCGTCGACCGGCGCGCCAAAGATTTTTTTCATTTTCAGAACCTCTGCCCGCCAGGTGGCGGCGGGAAGCGCGGGTTGTTCATCGACGAACATTGCCGAGTGGCAGATCAGGCAGTCTTGATTGAGGAGAGCAGCGCCCGATCCCTGAAACAGCGCCCCGCGGCTCGGGAGATCAAAAGATTTTGTGGTCCAATCGAAAGTTGGGGGCGCGACGGGCGCGGGTTCTTCCGCCCAAACCAGCGTCACCGCCGCGAGGAGGGCCAACGCGATTGCAAACATACGAAACATGGCGGCTCTCCCTCATACCACCGAAAGCGTAAGCTGTTCGACCGGGTTGTACATGAAGCCGCCCGGGTTCCAGTTCACCGCGAGCGGCTGCTGCTCGCCCTTGGCGTTGATGGCTTGCACAAGAAGGCGGCATGGCCCGCGTGCTGTCGGCGTCAGCACAAAGCGCCAGGCGCGAAAGCTGTAGCTGCCATAATCCTCCCCGAGTTCCGCCGGGCGCCAGGTTCGCCCATGGTCGAGCGAGAGAGTGACGGAGCGAAGGCCGCTGCTGCCGCCGAACGCAAACCCTTGGATCAGCGTCGGCCGGCCATAAGGAATTTCTGCGCCCGCCGCGGGGGTGGTGAAGAAGCTGCGCGGCGTCATAGTCGAGATCGGCACCATCGGAACATTGGCCTCGCCCGGCTGCATCGCGCCGTTGGGTCTCGCCGGTACTTTATAGGCGGTAGCCATCCAGAAGCCGGTGCCGGGGTGATCCATCACCACGATCTCGCTCAGCATCTTCACCCAATATGTCGCATACCAGCCCGGCACCACGAGGCGGAGCGGATAGCCGTTGAGCAAGGGCAGCGGTTCGCCGTTCATCGCATAGGCGACCATGACGTCGCCGTCTCTGGCATGATCCAGTTCCAGTGTTTTTTCGAAATGGAGTGGCGGCGGGAACGGGCTCTCTTTATCCTCGAGGCTGCGAAAAGCGACATGCGTGGCCGATGGCTTGAGCCCCGCCCGCGCCAACAGATCGCGCAGCCGCACCCCGGTCCAGCGGGCATTCCCCATCGCCCCATGTCCCCATTGCGCGCCGGGCACACGTGGCGTCACAAAGCCGCGGCTATTGCCCGAGCACTGATTGACGGCGGCGATTTCGACCGGCTCGAACTCATGCACCAGATCGATGAGCGAAATCTCGAGCGGGCGGCTCACGTCGCCGGAAATCCGCAAGCGGAATTTATCCGGCGAAACCTCGACGCGATTGGGAAAATCGGCGAAATGCCAGCGTACGTAAAACTGATCATTGGGCGTAAAAATGTGACTGGTGAGCGACTCCCAAGGAGTTTCGAGAACCGGCGCGCGCGTGCGCTGTAAAATCATCGGACCTTTCTCGGGAAAAGCGCCTGCGGGGACGATCTCGCGCTGGCCATTGGCGAACGGGAACGTCATCGTCGCGCGATCGTCGGCACGGGCGCGCCCGATGATCAGCCCGGCGGTCGCGCCGGCAGCCATGCGGAGCATCTCCCGCCGCCCGGCGCGGATCACGCCCGGCAAGGCAACCCTCTCCATCATCGCCATGTCTCCTTTACCTGAACCGCTGCTTTCAGCCGTGATCAGCAGGCTTGCGCCTCTCCTGGCGGACGCGCGGCGGCGAGGTCGATGGCGGTTGCCGCGTGCGGTGGTGTTGCGCTGGCCAGTTCTGTTTGCGTCGCGAGATTGGGGATGAAGCCTTCGGCCCAGACATGCTCTGGCTGAGCTTTAGCCGCCGTTGCCAGTGTGATGGCAAGCATGCCGCCGGCGGCGAGAAGAGTGAGACGCATGAGAGAAACCTCCGCTGGGATCAGATCGACGTCGCCAGACCCTCTGGCTGACAGCACGCAAAATGGCGCGGCCATTCCGTTCGATCAAACGAATTAAATTGCTAGCTTCAATCTAGAATACAGAACATTGCCTGATGACAATCCCCGAGGCGCTCGGGAAGGCATCGCAGCTGGTGATAACCGTGTCCAATCGGAAAAATTGATTAAAATCATATAAACAATCTTATTTTAATATCAAATGCCTCGGCATACATCCGTTCTCGTGACAACCGCAACGCCTCGGAACGATGAAAGGGTTTCGTGTGATGACCAATGCTGATCAATCTCTCGCTCTTCGAGCGTACGAAGATAACGGGGTCGCTCTCGGCACGTATGCAAGTGCGTGGCTGGCCGAGTATTTCCTCTCCCGCCATCCCGCCCGCGCGGCCTTGGACCGCAGTGTCCATGGCGGCGCGATTGCGATCGCTATGGCGGGTGTGATCTGGTTTCTCGTCGCCGCTTGGGTGGGTTTCGCGTTCGGCGAAGCGCCGCTCTCAATCGCCGTTGTTTGGGTCACGGTGCTGGTTTATTTCGCTGGCATTGTCGGTGGTGGCGCGGTCGCGGCTCGCCATCAGGGTGAGGGACCGCATCGCAGTTTTCGTGATTTCCTCGGCGGCGAGGTTGAAACCGGCGGCGGCACGATCAGCGGTCGGGCGGCTCTGGTGCAAATTGTCATGCTGCCTTTGCTGCTCAGCGGAATGATGACGGTTCTGGCCAGTTTTTGGCTCTTCATCCGCTGATGCGTCGCACCTCGAACCCCGCTCGGGACGGCGAGATCGTGAGTCTCGTGCCCAGGCCTGCCGGCGGTGCAGCCTTTCCGATCGTCGCGCGTCTCATCCCGGGCACGATGCTTTGTCTTGCCGTCAGCCTCGTCGCGACCGCGCTCGCCAGCCTGGAGGCTCGAGTCTTCGGACGCTCCTGGCTCGAAGCCCTGGTGCTGGCGATCCTTGTCGGCACGGTGGTCCGCACAGTCTGGATGCCGGGCGCGCTTTGGATCGGCGGCATTCGCTTCAGCGCCAAAATCCTGCTCGAGCTTGCCATCCTATTGCTCGGCGCTACCCTCAGCGCGCAGGCGCTCGCGGCCGTCGGCCCCGGGTTATTGGTCGGGATCGTCGGCGTGGTCGGTGTTGCCATCGCCATGAGCTATGGCATCGGGCGCCTGCTCGGGCTGCGGCCGCGGATGGCGCTGCTCGTTGCCTGTGGCAACGCGATTTGCGGCAACTCGGCCATCGCGGCCGTCGCGCCGGCGATTGGCGCCAAAGCCGAGGATGTCGCGACCGCTATCGCCTTCACCGCGGTGCTCGGCGTTGCCACCGTCCTTGGTTTGCCCGGATTGATACCGCTTCTCCATCTCAGCGGCGCGCAATATGGCGTGCTGGCCGGTCTGACGGTCTATGCCGTGCCGCAAGTGCTCGCCGCGACCGTTCCCGCGGGCACGATCGCCGTCCATATCGGCACGCTGGTCAAGCTCGCGCGCGTGCTCATGCTCGGACCGGTGCTCTTGGTCCTGTCATTGATCGCGCACCGGTTGCAAGACGATGGCGAGGATCCGGGACAGGGAGCGGCGGCGGGCGATAGGTTGGCGTACCGGCTGCGGCTTCATCATCTGGTGCCATGGTTTATCGTCGGCTTTCTCGGCCTTGCCGCTCTCCGCTCGTTCGATTATGTCCCGCACTCTCTGCTTTCGCCCATGGCGACGGCGGCGAATTGGCTGACCGTGATCGCGATGGCCGCACTCGGCCTCGGCACCGATCTGCGCCAGATCGCCCGCGCCGGCCTGCCCGTGGCAAGCGCCGTCACGGTCTCGCTCGCACTTATCGTTGCGATCAGCTTCGCCTTGATCCAGTTCCTCGGCTGAGCACGGATGATGGCCCGGGGCGGGCTTTGCGCACAGGCCGGCGGGCTACCTCTCCGTCGATGAGTGCCCTTGCCACCCTCACGCGGGCTACGCGCGCTGCGCGGCGGCGGGGATTGGCCAGTTATCGATCAGCCGGACAGAGCCCAGCCGCACCGCGGCGAGAACCCGAGCCGGGGCATGGCACGTCGTGCAGGGCGCGAGGGTTTCGGCGTCACGGATTTCCAGATATTCGACCTTGAGCCCGGCCGCGGTGAGGGCCGCGTGGCCTTCCGCGAGGAGCGGCGCGATGGCGTCTGGGGTTGCGGTCGCCCGTGTTGCGATCTCATGCAACACCGCGGCAAGACGCGGCGCGATGGCGCGTTCGCCGGGGGAGAGGAAGCGGTTGCGTGACGAGAGCGCAAGCCCGTCCGCCTCGCGCGCCGTCGGCACCGCGCAAAGCCGCACCGGGATGTCGAGATCGGCGACCAGGCGGCACACCACCAGCCATTGCTGATAATCCTTCTCGCCGAACCAGGCGCTATCAGCCCCTGCTTGCAGTAAAAGCTTGGTTACCACTGTCGCCATGCCGTCGAAATGCCCAGGCCGCTGGGCGCCGCACAGCCCCTCGCTCAGCCCGGTAACGCTAACCGTGGTGGCATAGCCGGATGGGTACATGGCGCTGATGGCTGGCGCATAAACCAGATCGGCGCCAGCCCGGGCGGCGGCAGTGACATCGGCCGCCTCGTCGCGCGGGTAGCGGTCGAAATCCTCATTCGGGCCGAATTGACGCGGGTTGACGAAAATCGAGACCACGACCCGTTCGGCCTCGGCCCGCGCGGCGCGGATCAACGCCGCATGGCCGTCATGCAGCGCCCCCATGGTCGGCACCAGCGCCACTCGCGCGCCATCGGCACGCCAGGCCGCGACCATGGCATGGAGCCCGGTTGGCGATCGTTCAATCGGCAACATCTACGCCGTCTTCCCCATGGCCGCGGGAGAATAGGGCAGGGACTTGCCGTTGGGGTTTATCCCTCCATGACAAAGGTTTGCACATCGCCCCGCTCATTAGCGCAGCGCCCATCCGGCGTCACCCGCCCTCGTGGGAGGGACGCCTGTGCGCCCGCGCGTCTGCGGGTTGGGTCAAAAAAAATCTCTTGGGCGGTCGAATTGGCTTCGCACGGCAAATGACCGACAGCGGCGACTCGAGGAGACCAGTCAGCCGGAAGCCCCGAGTGGCCCACGCTGGTTCTCGGTGTTGACCAGGTGTTGACCATGGCCAAAAAGCGAAGAGGCCGCCTCTGCGGCCCCATCATAACTCTATGAAATATATGGAAAAGTTGGAGCGGGCGATGGGATTCGAACCCACGACCCCAACCTTGGCAAGACGCGGCAGGTCTACGCCGAGCCCCTATCTACCCCGATGCAGCAGAATTTACTAAGTTAAAACAGTCTAATAACTACGCCTGCCTTGCCGGATTTACGCTGCATTTTTCTCCCTTCGGCTTACCCAGCGCTTACCCGTGTGCTATGGTGGCTTCCGGGTAAGCAAACGGCACGCTACAGAGGGAGGCTTGAGATGGCAAGGATTACGAAGCGGCTCGTAGAGGCCCTCCGCCCGAAGAAGGCGAACGGCGACGACCCCCAAGCCCCAGGGGCGGCCGATGAGGCGCGGTCGAAGAAAGACGTTGTCGCCTGGGATGACGAATTGCGTGGCTTCGGTGTTCGGTTCAAACCAAGCGGCGCCGGGGCATACATTATCCAGTACCGGAACGCGGAGGGGCGCAGCAAACGCCTCACACTTAGCTCGGTGGCGGAGTTAACCCCGGAGGAAGCACGCAAGTTAGCCCGCACCAAGCTCAGCGATGTCGCGAAGGGCGCCGATCCGGTTGAAGAAAAGCGTGCGATCCGCACTGCGCCGACGGTCGGAGAGGTTTGCGACTGGTATCTCGAAAGGGCGGAGAGCGGAGAACTGCTCGGCCGCCGTCGCCGGCCGATCGCCAAAAAAACACTCGTACTCGATCGCAGCCGGATCGAGACGCATATTCGCCCGCTTCTCGGCGACCGTAAGGTTCAGAGTCTCAAGCTTATCGATATTGAACGCTTCCAGGCGGATGTCGTCGCTGGCAAGACGGCCAAACCCCGATCAGGTCGCGGCGGTGTGGCCACCGGCGGCGCCGGTGTCGCGGGCCGCACGGTTGGCATGTTGCACACGATCTTCGAGCACGCCGCGCGGTTGAACGTCATCGCGGACAATCCTGCCCGAGGGGTTCGCAAGGTCAGTACGGACAATAAGATCGAGCGTCGCCTGTCTCTGGGAGAGATCGATGCGCTCGGCAGGGCAATGCGTGAGGCGACTGAAGAAAGCCCGGTCGCTCTTGCGGCAATTCGTTCCATACTCCTGACTGGCTTTCGCCGTATGGAGGTCCTGACGCTGGAGCGTGCCTGGATCGACCCCGAGGCTCCCTGCGTGCGCTTTCCTACGACAAAGAGCGGCGCCCAGCTCCGCGCCATCGGTCGGACCGCGCTCACGTTACTGCTGGCCCAACCTGCTGGCGGAGCTGACAATCCCTATGTCTTCCCCAGTGAGATCGGGGACGGGCATTTTGTAGGTATCGTCCGCGTACTCCAGCGCCTCTGCCTGGCTGCGAAGCTAAAGGACGTCACCCCTCATGTGCTTCGACACACCTTCGCCAGCATCGCAGGCGACCTCGGCTTCTCTGAGCTGACGATCGCGGGCCTGCTCGGACACACGGGTCGGGGCGTTACCCAGCGCTATGTCCACCTGGATAAAGCCCTGGTCCTGGCAGCAGACAAGGTCGCCGAGGAGATCGCGACGGCGCTGGATGCGGGTTCAAAGAGGGTTCACGACAAGCGCTTGGCCACAGTCCCCGAGGGCGAACCGCGTCATGCCCTTGTTGCTTGAAAAATATAGCTCTAAGAGCTATATTCCGTTTGTCCCCGGTGGGCTCCACCGGGGATGAGCGTCTACGTTACGAAGGAGTTTGCCCGGTTCGCACGAAAAGCGGGGTTGGCGGACGCAAAGCTGCTCCAGGCGGCCATGGATGTGGCGAAGGGGAGTTACGACGCGGATCTTGGCGGCGGTGTGTTCAAGCAGCGCGTGGCGAGGGACGGCGGCGGTAAATCAGGTGGCTTTCGGATAATTATTCTGTTCCGAATTGGCGGCCACAGCTTCTTCGCCCATGGCTTTGCCAAGAGTGATAAGGCGAACGTGACGGCCAAGGAGCTGAAGGCCCTGAAGCGTTTGGCCGACGTGTTGCTGGGGTTTTCGGAGAAGCAGCTTGAAGGGGCTCAGGCAGCGGGTGAGTTGATCGAGGTAACAAGCGATGGCGGCGATAAAGAAAAAGGTTGAGAGCGGTATCCTGGCGTCGGTCCATAAGACCGCAGCCGGCCTCCACACGGCTGGGCTCGTCGACAAGGCGACGATGCGCGAATTCGACGCCCTGTGCCTGACGCCAGTCGAGCCTCTGACGCCTGATGAAATCCGGGCTCTGCGGGAGCGCGAGCAAGTCTCGCAACCCGTCTTTGCCCATTACCTGAATGTGCGGAAAGACGCCGTCAGCAAGTGGGAGCGTGGAGAGAAGCGACCAGACGGGCCGTCGCTCAAGCTGCTCAACCTAGTGAAGGTAAAGGGCTTGCGCGCGATCGCATGAAAGATTTGAAGGGACCCACGTAGTGCTTCAGATTACATCGGGGAAGCTCTATCCCAACGGGGCTGGCCGCAAAAACAAACTGCGTGGTGTCTTATATTCGAATCTGGTGCTCGCGGGATTGGACGATACACCTATTGTCACAGCCGCCGGAACATTGCTTCAAGTAGACCCATTTGGAGTACCAAGACCGCTTGTCTATGAGCTAACTGAACAGATGGAAGATGGCGAGATCGCGGCTGGCGTACTGGTTTCTCATGGTGTCCAGCCCTACCTGCACGATTTCGCCGCCGTCGTTTCATTCGTTCTTCGTGCCACTTGCACGCCCGATCCTGATCTATGCGCGCGGCTCCTGAGTGGAAAGCGAAGTCTCGGCGTCTCCACCTCTCCAGACAAGCTGCTTAGACGTGTATTCGATAAAGAGATTTGGGTTCGTTCCAATGATGCTGAGGTCTTGATAGCATTCGTCGCGAATCTAATCGCTCTAAAACGGAAATGCTTCCTCGCCGCAATGCAGGCGATACGCACCTATGTCACAGGTCTGCATAGGATCGCAGATGATCTTGAACTTGCTTATACCTTGCTGGTTGCATCCATCGAATCTCTGGCGCAGGACTTCGATGGTCACGAGGGGCAGTGGAGCGATTACGAAGAGTCAAAGCGCCGTCGTATCGACGCCGCACTAGCCGATGCAGATCCAATTACTGCTGAAAGGGTGCGGGGCGCTCTCGTGAAAATCGAGCATCTCGCCCTTTCGCGCAGATTTCGTGATTTTGCGCTCGACCATATTCCGCAGCATGCCCTCCGAGAAACGGGCCGCGTAGGCGCACCTGGGCGTCTTGATCTCCGCGACGGGCTCAAAGAGGCTTACAGCCTCCGCTCGCGTTACGTTCATAGCCTGCGAGACCTGCCACGGCTTTTAGATTCTGATTTTTCCTATACAGAGACTATTCAAAGTGGCCATGCAACCTACCTTACTCTTGAGGGCCTATCCCGTGTTGCCCGAACAGTCATCCTGGAATTCGTGTCACGGCAGCCAAAGGTCGAGACCGAAGTTTATGATTTTCGCTTAGAGAGACACGGCGTTATGCAGGCGCCGCTTGCGCCTCAGTACTGGATTGGAAGACCAGAGCTACTGAGCCCTGACGCGGGCCGGCAATGGCTTGAAGGTTTTCTGCAACAGTTTGCTGCTCACCTCCTCTCGAAAACCACCATGACCGATTTAGGCGCAATCTCGACCAGGATCGAAGAGATGCTTCCGGGCCTGACCGCCGGTCAGCGCACGCCTTTATCTGCTCTTTATTGTATCTACAACAAGATTGTCCCCCCGGAAAACCGCTCGCCTAACTTCACGGAGACTATCAATCGCAACCACGATGTTCTCGCGGCTCCGTCAGTTGAGGCTCTCGTCGTCCATCTCATTCTTGAAAAGGTGCCGAGCTGGACCTTAGATGACCATAAGACCTTGCTCGATCGCTACTTCAATCAACGTAATCAGAAAACTGGA
This portion of the Acidibrevibacterium fodinaquatile genome encodes:
- a CDS encoding DUF6504 family protein, with the translated sequence MTRVVSLFLPRWPTDRWRRRAGGAAPPGERPLALIGQDGGRRVVLATDAAAAAAGLRPGMAVAKARALIPGLMTARADPAADAAALERLALWALRHYAPLAAADPPDGIVIDTTGADHLHGGEEAMLAAMRARLAAAGIRARAACADTWGAAHALARHAARPITVAPIGDTAAAIAPLPLAALRLSPALVAALRTLGFLRIRDLMAQPRAPLARRFGPELLQRLDQALGRLTEPITPVRAPELIEVRRHFAEPIATAETIAAAIAALARPLAVALEAKGLGARRLDLLCHRVDRAAQAIRIGTARPLREPKHLSRLFCEKIETIDPGFGIETLALAASLTEPLAATQRASALIAAPAPDIADLIDVLANRIGAERVYRAAPVMSDVPERSVRRIPPLAPATGATWPAGWPRPARLFTPPERIETVALLPDHPPLAFTWRGQRRRVARADGPERIFGEWWKRDAELAAVRDYFRIEDEAGARFWIFRAGDGEDAASGAQAWFLHGIFA
- a CDS encoding error-prone DNA polymerase; translated protein: MTAGYAELQVTSPFSFLRGASSCEDLFATAATLGLAALAITDRNTLAGIVRAHEAAKASGVRLIVGCRLDLSDGAAVLVYPTDRAAYARLCRLLSSGKRRGGKGRCHLTWDDLAAHAAGLIAVLVPDRADDTLRARLRRLRELFGARAHLALTLQRRPNDQLRLWELSTCAAALRVATVVTNDVLFHEPGRRRLQDVLTCIRHHVTIDDLGDRRERHADRYLKPPAEMHRLFARYPEALARTLAIMQDCRFTLDELAYQYPEERDDPRLTPQETLADLTWKGAAARYPEGVPAKVQAILRHELALIEKLAYAPYFLTVHSIVRFAKSQGILCQGRGSAANSAVCYCLGITAIDPERNDLLFERFISEERREPPDIDVDFEHERREQVIQWVFDTYGRDHAALCATVIRYRARAALRDVGKALGLSEDIITLLATQLSRWSDAEISDEQIAALGLNPRDRRLRLTLALARQLIGAPRHLSQHPGGFVLTHDRLDDLVPIEPAAMADRQVIEWDKDDIDALRFMKVDVLALGMLSCLRRGLDLLAAHKGITLDLASIPAEEPRTYAMIRRADTLGTFQIESRAQMAMLPRLKPRTYYDLVIQVAIVRPGPIQGDMVHPYLRRREGREPVAYPTPELARVLGKTLGVPLFQEQAMRVAIVCAGFTPGEADQLRKSMATFKQRGGVSVFRDRLIAGMIANGYEQAFAERTFRQLEGFGAYGFPESHAASFALIAYASAWLKCWHPDVFCAALLNAQPLGFYAPAQIVRDAIAHGVEVRPVSLNASRWDCTLEPTGNKARLAVRLGLRMVKGLANAHAAAIIAARADTPFASVEDLWRRAHIPHAALLALAAADAFRPAFGLARREALWAIKALGAAPLPLFAAADASIGEIVPEIAEPDITLRPMTEGGEVVADYDHLGLSLRAHPVQFLRADLRRRGLVTCAEAMAARDGQWCETAGLILVRQRPGSAKGVLFVTLEDETAIANLVIWPKLFEANRRVILSATMLAARGVVQREGEVVHLIVHKIADLSNALAAVGAGDIAMGCEPPGELRIKSRNFH
- a CDS encoding sulfite--cytochrome C oxidoreductase subunit B; the encoded protein is MFRMFAIALALLAAVTLVWAEEPAPVAPPTFDWTTKSFDLPSRGALFQGSGAALLNQDCLICHSAMFVDEQPALPAATWRAEVLKMKKIFGAPVDDKDIAGLVAALTARHGTTPDAAPASDLGGGG
- a CDS encoding molybdopterin-dependent oxidoreductase, yielding MMERVALPGVIRAGRREMLRMAAGATAGLIIGRARADDRATMTFPFANGQREIVPAGAFPEKGPMILQRTRAPVLETPWESLTSHIFTPNDQFYVRWHFADFPNRVEVSPDKFRLRISGDVSRPLEISLIDLVHEFEPVEIAAVNQCSGNSRGFVTPRVPGAQWGHGAMGNARWTGVRLRDLLARAGLKPSATHVAFRSLEDKESPFPPPLHFEKTLELDHARDGDVMVAYAMNGEPLPLLNGYPLRLVVPGWYATYWVKMLSEIVVMDHPGTGFWMATAYKVPARPNGAMQPGEANVPMVPISTMTPRSFFTTPAAGAEIPYGRPTLIQGFAFGGSSGLRSVTLSLDHGRTWRPAELGEDYGSYSFRAWRFVLTPTARGPCRLLVQAINAKGEQQPLAVNWNPGGFMYNPVEQLTLSVV
- a CDS encoding YeiH family protein; translated protein: MSLVPRPAGGAAFPIVARLIPGTMLCLAVSLVATALASLEARVFGRSWLEALVLAILVGTVVRTVWMPGALWIGGIRFSAKILLELAILLLGATLSAQALAAVGPGLLVGIVGVVGVAIAMSYGIGRLLGLRPRMALLVACGNAICGNSAIAAVAPAIGAKAEDVATAIAFTAVLGVATVLGLPGLIPLLHLSGAQYGVLAGLTVYAVPQVLAATVPAGTIAVHIGTLVKLARVLMLGPVLLVLSLIAHRLQDDGEDPGQGAAAGDRLAYRLRLHHLVPWFIVGFLGLAALRSFDYVPHSLLSPMATAANWLTVIAMAALGLGTDLRQIARAGLPVASAVTVSLALIVAISFALIQFLG